Proteins encoded by one window of Azospirillum brasilense:
- a CDS encoding DsrE family protein, with translation MEGPESLSIVLFAGGFDRVHYALVMASAAAATNRKVTLFFTGRALNTLLAADTDGTPGWHRLDPADDGSRPAERDAAFTANGLAGFEELLEACVMLKVTVMACEMGLRALGLPVGAPLRADVPVKTGGVVTFLNDAPKTGAILFV, from the coding sequence ATGGAAGGTCCCGAGTCCCTGTCCATCGTCCTGTTCGCGGGCGGCTTCGACCGGGTGCACTACGCCCTGGTGATGGCCAGCGCGGCGGCGGCGACCAACCGCAAGGTCACGCTGTTCTTCACCGGCCGCGCGCTGAACACGCTGCTCGCCGCAGACACGGACGGCACGCCGGGCTGGCACCGGCTGGACCCCGCCGACGACGGCAGCCGCCCAGCGGAGCGTGACGCCGCCTTCACCGCCAACGGGCTGGCCGGCTTCGAGGAGTTGCTGGAGGCCTGCGTGATGCTCAAGGTCACGGTGATGGCCTGCGAGATGGGGTTGCGCGCGCTCGGCCTGCCTGTTGGCGCCCCTCTGCGCGCCGACGTGCCGGTGAAGACCGGCGGCGTCGTCACCTTCCTGAACGACGCGCCGAAGACCGGCGCGATCCTCTTCGTGTGA
- a CDS encoding HesA/MoeB/ThiF family protein codes for MDFTDTQLHRYSRHIILPEVGGVGQEALLRARVLVVGAGGLGAPLLLYLAAAGVGTIGVIDDDTVDLSNLQRQVIHDESSLGLAKVESAAARIRALNPDVAVEVHKARLTRDNALDLIGRYDIVADGSDNFATRFLLNDACYFAKKTLVSAAILRFDGQVSTFKAHLGDPHPCYRCLFPEPPPRGLVPSCSEGGVLGALAGFVGSLQATEVLKEIMGIGESLSGSLMMLDTLHASFQRITVRRDPDCPLCGAHPTIHDLSAH; via the coding sequence ATGGATTTCACCGACACCCAGCTTCACCGCTATTCCCGCCACATCATCCTGCCGGAGGTCGGCGGCGTCGGGCAGGAGGCGCTGTTGCGCGCCCGCGTCCTGGTCGTCGGGGCCGGCGGGCTGGGCGCGCCGCTGCTGCTCTACCTCGCCGCGGCCGGCGTGGGCACCATCGGCGTCATCGACGACGACACGGTGGACCTGTCCAACCTGCAGCGGCAGGTCATCCACGACGAATCGAGCCTGGGCCTGGCGAAGGTGGAAAGCGCCGCCGCCCGCATCCGCGCGCTGAACCCCGACGTGGCGGTGGAGGTGCACAAGGCGCGGCTGACCCGGGACAACGCGCTGGACCTGATCGGGCGCTACGACATCGTGGCCGACGGCTCGGACAATTTCGCCACGCGCTTCCTCCTCAACGACGCCTGCTACTTCGCGAAGAAGACGCTGGTGTCGGCGGCGATCCTGCGCTTCGACGGGCAGGTCTCCACCTTCAAGGCGCATCTTGGCGACCCGCACCCCTGCTACCGCTGCCTGTTCCCCGAACCGCCGCCGCGCGGGCTGGTGCCGTCCTGCTCCGAAGGCGGCGTGCTGGGGGCGCTGGCCGGCTTCGTCGGCTCGCTCCAGGCGACCGAGGTGCTGAAGGAAATCATGGGCATCGGCGAGAGCCTGTCGGGCAGCCTGATGATGCTGGACACGCTGCACGCCTCGTTCCAGCGCATCACGGTGCGCCGCGACCCGGACTGCCCGCTGTGCGGCGCCCACCCGACCATCCACGACCTGTCCGCCCACTGA
- the cysK gene encoding cysteine synthase A, whose translation MPGSEFRGKIYDSILDTVGATPLVRVNRLAEDAGAKAQIVGKLEFFNPLASVKDRIGFAMIDAAERAGTIEPGRTTLVEPTSGNTGIALAFVAAAKGYRLILTMPESMSVERRKMLKLLGAELVLTPAAEGMKGAIRRADEIVATDPNAYMLQQFKNAANPEIHRNTTAEEIWKDTDGKADFLISGVGTGGTLTGVSEVLKARKPGFRTIAVEPEDSPVLSGGMPGPHKIQGIGAGFVPDVLKKDLIDEVVRISNQRAFETARKVAKLEGIPVGISSGAALAAALEIGSRPENEGKLIVVILPSFAERYLSTALFEGLE comes from the coding sequence ATGCCGGGTTCCGAGTTTCGCGGTAAGATCTACGACAGCATTCTCGACACCGTCGGCGCCACGCCGCTGGTGCGGGTCAACCGGCTGGCCGAGGACGCCGGGGCCAAGGCCCAGATCGTCGGCAAGCTTGAGTTCTTCAACCCGCTGGCCAGCGTGAAGGACCGCATCGGCTTCGCGATGATCGACGCGGCGGAGCGCGCCGGCACCATCGAGCCCGGCCGCACCACCCTGGTCGAGCCGACGTCGGGCAACACCGGCATCGCGCTGGCCTTCGTCGCCGCCGCCAAGGGCTACCGGCTGATCCTGACCATGCCGGAAAGCATGTCGGTCGAGCGCCGCAAGATGCTGAAGCTGCTGGGCGCCGAGCTGGTGCTGACCCCGGCGGCGGAGGGCATGAAGGGCGCCATCCGCCGGGCCGACGAGATCGTCGCCACCGATCCGAACGCCTACATGCTCCAGCAGTTCAAGAACGCCGCCAACCCGGAGATCCACCGCAACACCACGGCGGAGGAGATCTGGAAGGACACCGATGGCAAGGCCGACTTCCTGATTTCCGGCGTCGGCACCGGCGGCACGCTGACCGGCGTGTCGGAGGTCCTGAAGGCCCGCAAGCCCGGCTTCCGCACCATCGCGGTGGAGCCGGAGGACAGCCCCGTCCTGTCCGGCGGCATGCCCGGCCCGCACAAGATCCAGGGCATCGGCGCCGGCTTCGTGCCGGACGTCCTGAAGAAGGACCTGATCGACGAGGTCGTCCGCATCTCCAACCAGCGCGCCTTCGAGACGGCCCGCAAGGTGGCGAAGCTGGAAGGCATCCCGGTCGGCATCTCCTCGGGTGCCGCGCTGGCCGCAGCGCTGGAGATCGGCTCCCGCCCGGAGAACGAGGGCAAGCTGATCGTCGTGATCCTGCCGTCCTTCGCCGAGCGCTACCTCTCCACCGCCCTGTTCGAAGGGCTGGAGTAA
- a CDS encoding RrF2 family transcriptional regulator, translating into MLRISKKLMFAIEAVLDIAYNAGTEPVQSGEITRRQGIPKRYLEQVLQQLVRDGVLAGVRGPRGGYRLARERRRITLGEIVKVVRSMETATDPIEEPAGSILGHKVVRPLWNELQEECMKKLDDITIEDLCLRARTAGVESETEDRIDFTI; encoded by the coding sequence ATGCTCCGCATCTCCAAGAAGCTGATGTTCGCGATCGAGGCAGTGCTGGACATCGCCTACAACGCCGGCACCGAACCCGTTCAGTCCGGCGAGATCACCCGCCGCCAGGGCATTCCCAAGCGCTATCTGGAGCAGGTTCTCCAGCAGCTCGTCCGCGACGGCGTCCTGGCCGGCGTGCGCGGGCCGCGCGGCGGCTACCGGCTGGCCCGCGAGCGCCGGCGGATCACGCTGGGCGAGATCGTCAAGGTCGTCCGCTCCATGGAGACCGCGACCGACCCCATCGAGGAGCCGGCCGGCTCCATCCTGGGGCACAAGGTGGTGCGCCCGCTGTGGAACGAGCTTCAGGAGGAATGCATGAAGAAGCTCGACGACATCACCATCGAGGATCTCTGCCTGCGCGCCCGCACCGCCGGCGTCGAGAGCGAGACCGAAGACCGCATCGATTTTACGATTTAA
- the dut gene encoding dUTP diphosphatase → MSATASAIPVPIVRLAHAAGLDLPAYATEHAAGMDLLAALAEPVVLEPGRRALIPTGVAFALPDGYEAQVRPRSGLALKHGVTVLNSPGTIDADYRGEVGVILINHGDQPFTVERGQRIAQLVIARYERAAWAESAALPDSARGTGGFGSTGQFTQSSPAQESH, encoded by the coding sequence GTGAGCGCAACGGCATCCGCCATTCCCGTTCCCATCGTCCGGCTCGCCCACGCCGCGGGGCTGGACCTGCCGGCCTACGCAACGGAACACGCGGCGGGCATGGACCTGCTGGCCGCGCTGGCGGAGCCGGTCGTCCTGGAACCGGGCCGCCGCGCGCTGATCCCCACGGGCGTCGCCTTCGCCCTGCCCGACGGCTACGAGGCGCAGGTGCGCCCGCGCTCCGGCCTGGCGCTGAAGCACGGGGTCACGGTGCTGAACAGCCCGGGCACCATCGACGCCGACTACCGCGGCGAGGTCGGGGTGATCCTGATCAACCACGGCGACCAGCCCTTCACGGTGGAGCGCGGTCAGCGCATCGCCCAGCTGGTGATCGCCCGCTACGAGCGCGCCGCTTGGGCCGAGTCGGCCGCGCTTCCCGACAGCGCCCGCGGCACCGGGGGCTTCGGTTCCACCGGCCAGTTCACCCAGTCCTCCCCCGCGCAGGAGTCGCACTGA
- the coaBC gene encoding bifunctional phosphopantothenoylcysteine decarboxylase/phosphopantothenate--cysteine ligase CoaBC, producing MAETSVLSGKRILLVIAGGIAAYKSLELIRRLKERGVRVRAVLTRAGAQFVTPLSVQALTEDTVYQDLWSLTDESEMGHIQLSRDADLLVVAPATANLLARMAAGMADDLAATVLLATDKPVLVAPAMNVRMWEHPATRDNLALLEKRGVRRVGPNKGEMACGEYGFGRMAEPMEIVQAIATHFEELDAPRPLAGKRALVTSGPTVEPIDPVRYIANRSSGKQGHAIAEALRRLGAEVTLVTGPTRLPDPPGCTVRPIETAREMLAACESALPADIAVCAAAVADWRVAGESDRKLKKDGGGPPSLALTENPDILATLSQAGPRRPALVVGFAAETGNVVEYATAKRARKGCDWIVANDVSPGTTTFGGSDNTVHLIRADGTEDWPTMGKDAVAARLAEAIARHFNPPSPPAPQETIP from the coding sequence GTGGCCGAAACATCCGTGCTGTCCGGCAAGCGCATCCTGCTCGTCATCGCGGGCGGCATCGCGGCCTACAAGAGCCTGGAGCTGATCCGCCGCCTGAAGGAGCGGGGCGTGCGCGTGCGCGCGGTCCTGACCCGGGCCGGGGCGCAGTTCGTCACGCCGTTGTCCGTGCAGGCGCTGACCGAGGACACGGTCTACCAGGATCTGTGGTCCCTGACCGACGAATCGGAGATGGGGCACATCCAGCTGTCGCGCGACGCCGACCTGCTGGTCGTCGCCCCGGCCACCGCCAACCTGCTGGCCCGCATGGCCGCCGGCATGGCCGACGATCTGGCCGCCACCGTGCTGCTGGCCACCGACAAGCCGGTGCTCGTCGCCCCGGCGATGAACGTCCGCATGTGGGAGCATCCGGCGACCCGCGACAATCTGGCGCTCCTGGAAAAGCGCGGCGTGCGCCGGGTCGGTCCGAACAAGGGCGAGATGGCCTGCGGCGAGTACGGATTCGGGCGCATGGCCGAGCCGATGGAGATCGTCCAGGCCATCGCCACCCATTTCGAGGAGTTGGACGCGCCCAGGCCGCTGGCCGGCAAGCGCGCCCTGGTCACCAGCGGCCCGACGGTGGAACCCATCGACCCGGTGCGCTACATCGCCAACCGCTCCTCCGGCAAGCAGGGCCACGCCATCGCCGAGGCGCTGCGCCGGCTGGGGGCGGAGGTGACGCTGGTCACCGGCCCGACCCGCCTGCCCGACCCGCCCGGCTGCACCGTGCGCCCCATCGAGACGGCGCGGGAGATGCTGGCGGCCTGCGAGTCGGCCCTGCCCGCGGACATCGCGGTCTGCGCCGCCGCCGTCGCCGACTGGCGCGTGGCCGGTGAATCGGACCGCAAGCTGAAGAAGGACGGCGGCGGTCCGCCGAGTCTGGCCCTGACCGAGAATCCCGACATCCTGGCGACCCTGTCCCAGGCCGGGCCGCGCCGCCCGGCGCTGGTCGTCGGCTTCGCCGCGGAAACCGGAAACGTGGTGGAGTATGCGACCGCCAAGCGCGCGCGCAAGGGCTGCGACTGGATCGTCGCCAACGACGTGTCGCCGGGCACCACGACCTTCGGCGGGTCCGACAACACCGTCCATCTGATCCGCGCCGACGGCACCGAAGACTGGCCCACCATGGGCAAGGACGCCGTGGCCGCCCGCCTGGCCGAGGCCATCGCCCGGCATTTCAATCCGCCTTCCCCCCCTGCCCCCCAGGAGACCATTCCGTGA